The DNA region TGGCTATTTCAGCAGCGCGGTTGGCCGAGACACCGACAAGACCTGCGATCCCGCCGTACGACACGCCTCGCGCGTGAAGGAAGCGGAAAACCGCAGTGATATCGCGCCGCCGTAGAAACTCACTGATCGGGCGGCCGTTCCAAAGTCCCGAGTTCCACCACTCGGGATCCACCTGCGCGGCCACGATCACCCCCGATCGAACGACGACCGCTTGTCAGCACAGCGCATCCACGCCGTCACATCAAGTCAAAGGCGGTCGAGTTGACGGCACCCACCCCAGAGTCGGCGAACGCAGCAGCATCCGGAACACCCACGATGGACCCTCATGATGTCCCGCATGAGATCAAGCACCAGACTCCGGAGACACGGCCTGCCTGTCCCGGTCACCGCCACCGACCCGGTTTGCGATCGGGGCATAGGCTTGCGATCATCGCAAAGATGTGCGACAAAGGTAGGCATGAATCGACGAGACATCTTCGAAGACGTGGCCGCGATCCTGCACCCCCTCCCGCGGCCTACTCGCCCAGGCGACGAGCACGACGATGGCTTCCAAGCGGCCGCGGCCGAGGCGTTCGATGCTCAGCAGCGAACCGCCGAAAACCTGCGCCTGTCGTGGGAGCACGGCGACCAGGACCCACTGATCGGAGCACTGAACACCGCCCGCCGCGCCAAGGAGCAGGCTGAAGAACAGATCCGCCAGCTCGTCGCCTACGGCCGCGAGTTCGTGCAACCCCGCCCGTACACACTCGGCGACCTCGCTAACGCCGCCGGGATGTCGATCTCCGGCACTCGCACGGTGTACGACCACCAAGACGTCGCCGCCGTAGCGGAGACGACCGGTGCCAAGCCCCGCGAGTGGCGCGCCCGGCCGCAACTGACCGGGCCGCAAAATGAACCCAGAACCGGCAGCATGCCAATTTAGACATTCCTGGAAAAGTTGTTCACCGTCATGTCCGGCATCCGCTACAAGGTCGTTCCAGCGCTGGCCCTCACACCCACCAGCCCCTGTTCCGCGCTTGGTGCTCCGACTGCGGCATTGAGTACCCGCACCCGTTCCGAGTCGAAATGCCGGAGAACCGCGCGGCATGAATAATGCACCAAACAGGCACGTTGCTGCGATCCAAGCTGACACAGACCTGACTCAGACTCCAGACCGGCAGCTGCGGTTAAATCGCAAGGAAGCTCTGACACGCCCTGCCACAACCCGCTTGGTCGAGGTGACCGCAGAAGCGAGAAGGTACGTCTATCAGCCATCCGACAGGGCTTAGCGTCAAAGTGAACCGATGGGCGCTCACCAGGAACTGCGCCCCCACGGAGCCCGGATTGCCGGAAGTTGAACCACCAGGTCCTGTCGTACAACCATTGGCACCCATCATCGCCCAACGTAGAGTGATCGTTCAGTCACGTTAAGCGCAACGGACCGGGCGGCGACTTGCGGATGATGACCAACACCCACAGGGCTAACTGCGCCAACGCCCAACGGCCGGGCTGTACATGCTCCGGCTGCGGGGGCTCGCAACACGGCTGGCAAGGATGGACGGACCTCGCCGCCGACCGGCCAGAGAGACGCGACGACCGGCGGCGCGAACTCAAGGACGAAGTAGAAGCAGACCAACGAACCGGACGCCAGAAATTCAACGCCAACAACCGGCAAATCTACTTCGACCTCGCACGCCTGGACATTGCCAATTTCTTGTGGGCCACCGACAGTCGGCCGAAGGCCAACGGCCGACTGCCACGCGACGCTGAACCAGCATCGGTGTCATCCGATCTTGGCCGGATCGACATCCTCGGCCGAACCGTCATGAAGGACACGTGGTCCGAGATCTCAGCCGACGTGGACAGCCTCGTCCGGAATGAGTCTGACGCCAGGGAGGTCAAGAAGCGCTTGGCCGATCACACCTGGTGCAGTCTACTGGTGGCCTTGATCCAGTTGATCGAGAAGATCAACAAGACCCTCGACCTGCTCACAGATACCGCCAAGCAGTTCATCAAGGACGCGTTGTCGCGGCGGTTCGATTCAGGGCTGCCCCGGCTGGTGACCGACGCCGTCATCCGCATCGTCGTAGACAAAGTATGGTCAGCCCTGGTGAGGCTGCTGGAAGCTCACTTTCCCCTCTTGGGAACAGACACCCTGCGCGCCCTTCGGATGCTGGCCATCTTCACCTGCCCCTCTGTCGAACACCACCCGGAGGTCTACAAGCACGCCGTCAGGCCGCTCATGGGTGACGCGCACGAGATCATCACGAACGAAATCAACGAGCACGTCATAACCCTCTTCAGCGCCTGGTGGCGGCGGCGCGCTCCGGAAGCACTCGCCTGACGCCCCAGTCGGGGGCGACGAGGCCCGATGACTTGGCCGGGCGGCGCCTGGACCAGCGCGCGACCCTTGCTCCCCGCGTCCTGCGGCTGGCCGCCCAAAGCGGCGGCCAGACCCGCACCTTGCCGTAGCCGATCAAGTTCAGACTCGGCCCAGCGATGGTCTGGCCAAAATGCCCTACACCGAGAGCAGTGCCTCCTTGTTGGAAGCGATGAACTCGGTCAGCCCTGCCGGCTTGAGATCCACTGCAGGCAGCTTCTCGATCGTCACTCGGTCTAGCTGGTAGTCACCACGCGACGGATCATCGAACTCCGGCCCGGTTCGAGCATCCTCCCGCAGCTCAAGTAGCCGACAGACGTAGAAGTGCTGCACGGAAACACCATCCCCAACGGGAGCGGTGAACAGGAACACCTGGGCGAACCGATCGGCCGAGGCACCGAGTTCTTCGTGCAACTCCCGACGAAGCGCAGCCTCCAGGGAGACATCGGTCGACTCCACGCCGCCGCCCGGCGTTGTCCAGTACGGCGCCTGACCGGGCTTGATCCGCTTGATCAGCACGAGGCGGTCGTTCTCGTCCACAGGAATGGCCCGCACCGACCTACGCACGATCCGACGCACGACCGACCCCTATCCACACCCGACGGGATGCACTGGCGGCAACACCCATTCGATCTTCGAGCCTGACCGCTGACATCACACCGCGTCCCACCGACACCGCCCCGGTCCAACGGCTCCCGAGCACCCACCGAGCGACCACCCACCACCGGCGTACACGAAGAAGGCCCTGACCGGCAGAGATCTGCCAGGTCAGGGCCTTGCTCGTTGGTGCGCCGCCAGGGACTCGAACCCCGAACCCGCGGATTAAGAGTCCGCTGCTCTGCCAGTTGAGCTAGCGGCGCTCGTTGGCAACGGGGAGAACACTAGCATGGCCCGTGAGCGGGGTTCCAATCCGATCCCCGGGTCGTCCCTTCGGCCGACTTCCTGCGGACATTTGGTGCCAACCACGCACAAGGCTTGGGACGGGCTGATGCCGGATGGCTCGGGTACGGCACGATGTCCGCCAGGTGCGTGAGACAGGGGTGGGGATGGGCAGGTTCGCGCGGGCCGGGGGGTTACTGGGTGCTCTTGGCCTGGTGGCGTCGCTGGCGCTGTCGGGTTGTAGTGGCGATTCCGGTGGTGCCCAGTTCGTGGAGGGCGGTCAGCCGACAGCTACCGGTTCGGCGGCGCCGGGCACCCCGGAGGTGTCCAGTGGGCCGCCGTTGACGGTGAGCCCGGCCGACGGCGCGAAGGACCGTCCGGTCAGCGCGGAGATCGGGGCGAAGCTGCCGGAGGGGGGCAAGGTCACGCAGGTGACCTTGACCACGGAGAACGGTAAGAAGGTCAAGGGCAAGCTGCGTACGGACGGCTCCTCCTGGGTGCCGTCGGCGCCGTTGAAGTGGTCCACCCGCTACACCGCCGCGGTCACCGCCACCCAGCCGGACGGCTCGGTCAGCGAGGGCACCAGCACCTTCACCACGATGGCCAAGCCCGCCTCGGTGATCAATTCCGGGTTGTACCTGTTCGACGACCGGACCTACGGGGTGGCGATGCCGGTGGTGGCGGAGTTCCACCCGGGGATCGCCAAGAAGGACCGGGCGAAGGTGCAGAAGCGGATGTTCGTGCAGACGGATCCGCCGCAGCCGGGTGCCTGGCACTGGGTGGGCAACGGCACCCAGGCGTACTACCGGGCGCCGGAGTTCTGGAAGCCGGGCACGAAGATCTCCGTACGCATCGCGCTGGCCGGCATCCCCCTGAGCAACGGCCGGTACGGCAATGTCGACCGCACCGCCACCGCCAAGATCGGTTCCGCCTTCGAGATGAAGGTGACGAACTCCGACAAGCAGATGCGGGTGTACGAGAACGGCAAGCTGATCAAGACCCTGCCGGTGAGTCTCGGCAAGAAGAAGACTCCCTCCTCCAGCGGCACCCTGGTGGTGATGGAGAAGAAGGAGGCCACGGTCTTCGACACCATGGACGACCCCGACCCGGAGAACCGCTACGTCACCGACATCCAGTTCGCCCAGCGGCTGACCTGGGGTGGCGAGTACATCCACGCCGCCCCCTGGTCGGAGCACGTGCAGGGACGGCAGAATGTCTCCCACGGCTGCGTGAACGTCTCCTTGGCGAACGCCAGGTGGCTTTTCGAGCGTACGAAGATCGGCGATCCGATCACCATCACCGGCACCGAGCGTCAGTTGGCGCCCGGCAACGGGTGGACCGCGTGGGACCTGAGCTGGGCGGAGTTCGTCAAGGGCAGCGCCCTGCCGGTGCCGGAGGGTGGTGCTGGTCCGGCGGTGTGACCGGGCCAGATGTGTCACTATCCGGACATCCCGCTTCACGTGTTTCGGTTCACCCTCTGCAACGGGTACGTGAGCTGATGCGTCAGTGAAGGGGACG from Micromonospora sp. NBC_01739 includes:
- a CDS encoding NUDIX hydrolase, translating into MRRIVRRSVRAIPVDENDRLVLIKRIKPGQAPYWTTPGGGVESTDVSLEAALRRELHEELGASADRFAQVFLFTAPVGDGVSVQHFYVCRLLELREDARTGPEFDDPSRGDYQLDRVTIEKLPAVDLKPAGLTEFIASNKEALLSV
- a CDS encoding L,D-transpeptidase; the protein is MPEGGKVTQVTLTTENGKKVKGKLRTDGSSWVPSAPLKWSTRYTAAVTATQPDGSVSEGTSTFTTMAKPASVINSGLYLFDDRTYGVAMPVVAEFHPGIAKKDRAKVQKRMFVQTDPPQPGAWHWVGNGTQAYYRAPEFWKPGTKISVRIALAGIPLSNGRYGNVDRTATAKIGSAFEMKVTNSDKQMRVYENGKLIKTLPVSLGKKKTPSSSGTLVVMEKKEATVFDTMDDPDPENRYVTDIQFAQRLTWGGEYIHAAPWSEHVQGRQNVSHGCVNVSLANARWLFERTKIGDPITITGTERQLAPGNGWTAWDLSWAEFVKGSALPVPEGGAGPAV